In Vulpes lagopus strain Blue_001 chromosome 20, ASM1834538v1, whole genome shotgun sequence, the DNA window CACAAGGCCAGGTACCATTTGGTGTTGAGTGGATCTATGATacggtatttttaaaatatgggcaTTATGGTTCTTGGGAGGAATATAAAGGACGCACTCACAAAGGACACACCTTTGTCATAGCCTAGCTCATACAGCCGAGACGTAAGACAGAAACCACTCTGGCTTCACATCATTCTTTTTGCAACATCAGAATATGCATGTTCAATCTCCTGGTCAGCTGGACACGTATTCGTGAATTCATCCCTAGCATAAGCATTGTTCAAGTATCTCCAGATGCCAGTCATTTCAGAAGGAAATTCAAAATCTCTGTATCTCTTGGCCACGATCTGAAAATCAAGAGGAAATAATCAGCAAAGGAAAAACCTACTAATGTAGACTATTAGGGCAGACAATCCACTCTTTTGAGGCATGTGATATATTCTCTTTCTCAAGTTCTGATGTATTCTTCCTACAGTCAGTCAGGCTACCCCAAGCTGCACTTCAACTTCGCAACAGGAAAGTTCATGAAAATATTGGGCTCAAAACAGTGGTTCCACACAGTCCTGCCCACCAATGTATCCCAGATAGTCCTTGGGATCCACTGTTATGAATTTGGTCTCTACTTCGATGGACTTCTCCTTGTATTGCCCACAGTTTGGGCTTTGTGTGTTCTGGGGCTGTGTTGTTTGGTGCCTAAAGATTCATGAAGATATTcagctctgggatccctgggtggcgcagcggtttggcgcctgcctttggcccagggcgcgatcctggagacccgggatcgaatcccacatcgggctcccggtgcatggagcctgcttctccctctgcctctctctctctctctctctctctctctctctgactatcataaataaataacaatttaaaaaaaaagatattcagttCTGATTGTGTCAGATTCACCGTGAAGTGTTCTCTTTTTCCTACTTGCTGAGCCTCACCTCCTGAAATCCCAGATATCTGTGTCTATTATTCCTACAGATTTCCATCATTCTGTCACTGAAGAGATCATCTCATTGTCAACAAATGGACACAAATCCCTATCCTTGTGGATGTGGTGGATGTGAGGACAGGGCACCTGAGGGTGAACATCATGGGAAACACAACAGTGTTTTCCAGAAAACAGTGTTTTCTTTGGCTAGAGGGGCATCATTGGGGAATTCATCAGAAAGGAGGGTATATTCTGTTGGGGACTATCAGATTACTGGGGCTGCTGTCACAAAATACTATAACCCAAGTGGCTTaggacaacagaaatttattctctcactgaCCAGGAGGCCagaattccaagatcaaggtgtcagcagggcacATTCCCTCTGGGAACTCTAGGGAAAGATCTGTTCTCTCCCCAGCTTCTGGTAGTTCCTTGGTTTGCAGCAGCATAACTGCAGTCCTCACATGACATTCTCCCTCTGTGGGTCTCTGtgcccaaatttcctttttttataaggacaccagtcccaTTGGATTGGGGGCCTACCCTACTCCAATACAACTTCATCTTAaataattacatctacaaaaatcctatttccaaataagatcatatttGGAGGTGTTGGGGATTTggacttcaacacatgaatttgggagGATACAATTCATCCCCTAACAGTGACCCAGGGCTACAAAAGTCtgttctggggcagccctggtggcccggCAGTTtcgcgctgccttcagcccagggtgtgattctggagacccaggatcgagtcccacatcgggctccccgcatggaccctgcttctccctctgcctctctctctctctctctctcatgaataaataaataaaatctttaagaataaaaaaaggtcTGTTCTGCTTTGTTGCCTCCCGTTGCACTGGTTTCTGGGATGTATGGATGAGGTGAACATGGGACTTAACACAAATTAGAAGATCTTTGGGACCTATTACTCAGATTTTGCAGGCCAGGAGCCATTGATGCAGCGAAAAAAAAGGATGATACAACCGTCAGAAACCCTCCTAAACTGTTTAACATGTCTTATCTGAATTCAACCTTACTGCTATTAGTGTTAagaattctttcctttcatttgcaaaataaattttaaattttaacattttttaaactttaaatatgctttcatttaacatttctgaGCACATTTATTAAGTGTATGCCTCCTACAGATATAATCTTGTTATTATGGTACATATTCTGAAtttaatactttgttttctaTCTTTCTCTGCATATTAatgtgtttgcgtgtgtgtgtgtgtgtgtgtgtgtgtgtgtgtgtgtgtgtgtttctggtaATACAGAAGCTAtggtctattttaatttttcccatggTTTCCGATATAAccttaaataataaagattctCTATTAATTTGTGAAGTTTAGATAATACCTATTTACTCCCGATTATGGCAAATGAGGAAATTACTAcaactacactttttttttcccatttcttctcctttatccTCCTTCCATTAATTGTAAAAACATCCAAGTTTACCATGTTCCGATTCTGTTCTGCAACTATAATTCCCAACATTGTTTAGTCTTTAGTTCTGTCTTTGGATTTAAATAGGTTCTATGTTTATCATCAGCCTTTTATGCTATACGCCTTCTCTGTTCTGGATTCTTATTTTGATGATCATTTTATTACTTCATCACAgaaaagtcttattttaaaaaatggctcaGGAATACTGATTTTCTTAAGACCAGAAGTCCAGGTAAAAACAACAATTTACCTAGATATGAAATTCTTACATCACATATTGTTTCCTTCGATGCTCTGTAACTATTAAACCactgtttcctgttttgttttgttttttaagatttatttatttattttagagagaaagcatgtggtgggggaagaggaacagggagagagatttagagagaaagcatgttgtggaggaagagacaaggaaagagaatcttcagcaCACTCCCTGccgagcgtggagcctgatgacgggctcaatcccatgacccatgagatcatgccttgagcccaaatcaagagttggacacttagccgactgagccacccaggtgtcctgttttCTGGGTTTTAATGTGATGTGGAAACATATGAGGCCAGTCTGAATTTCTTGCCTCCACAGGTGgctttactatttattattattattttattattattattattattattattattgctattattattcatATCATCTGGATGCCCAAAGCGTTCTTTTGATCCTCAaagttcagtaatttatcaggtatgtcatagTGTGTTAATTATTCTGGATTATATTTTTCCAATCATGGCATGTTGTTCAAATTGAAGATTCAGATCTGCCTTTAgtacaaaataattttccctccttcctctcttttctttttcctctcctgttcTCTGGTTCCTGATTATGTACATCTAGGAAATCTCTAATCCCTTTTTATCCCTTGGTTCTTCTCTGTTCGATTTTGGATGGTGTCCTCAGGCCTGTCCCTCCAGGTCCCTGATGGGACCTGTCTCTGAGCTTTTTCTCAAAAGATCCATGTTCTCTTTCATGTCTTAGAGGCCATAGAGAAGAATCTGACTagaatgtattttcatttactgGAGAAATTCATCAGATATGTGCTTCtcatctgccttttccttttctgttccttctctttctccttttccctcctcttcttgaTCATCTCTATCCACATACAGGTCCCACTTAGATTCTTTCTGGTTATTAATCTTTTAATGAGGCAGATCTATTGGACTTCACACTTCTTAACAATAGTATGGAGGGCAAAGGGAATGAGACATGGCAGCTGGTAGACCAATTtggatgtgttttgtttttaagattttatttatttatgagagacacacagagagagaggcagagacacgggcagagggagaagcaggttccctacagggagcccaatgtgggacttgatccctggactgggatcacactgagccaaaggcagacgctcaactgctgagccaccaaggcgtcctgACCAATGTGGAAGTTTACCCTCCAACATTCTCTTGCCAAACACTGCTCTATATTCTGTCTCACAGACACATTAGGGTTTAGGTCAGGATCAGAGTCAAGGTTAGGGGTAGAGCATCCTCCATTCTGAGACTCATGGATTAGGCAGGAGGTCACCACGGCTAAAAATGAAGCTCAGGCAATTCACAGTCTTCCTTTTGCCTGCTTCAGGGACTGTTTCTTTTCTCCACTCAGCAGCCACAAAGCAGAATGCCACATcccttctctccacctcccctccctccctgttccTACAGATTAGGGGATGGGTGGCAGAAAACAAAGATGGTGCCTCTGTATGGTTCCTCCttcagctccccctcccccagagaatCTCAACTCAAAAGTGATCTCTATGGGGCTATTCCCTGCTTCTCTTCTACAGCCCTAGTCCTCAAAAAAGTTTGGGTTGGGCATTTCAGGGCTGAACTATTTACTTTTAGAGAAATCTGAGCTTTGCTGAAGATACAGGGAACCAGGCATTGGCTGTGACACCTCACACTGGAGcaagttttttagtttttgaattggtattctgtccctttctggtTTTATGAAAGAGGAAGCTTTGCtctattttttcatattgtttttgcTAGGTTTCAGGAAGGAGAAGAGATTATAAGTTCCTGTAGTCTCTCATCTTTTATCATAAATTCCTTTAGACAGAGTCTCATTTCCCTTCTGAAGGTGCTCCATCCTGAAAGATTAATAAGCTGCTTGGTATTTTGAATGCTCAATCGCTTTGAAGATGTTGCTCTCAGGTCTTATATGAgggtctgttttattttactctgaAGTTTACCCCatctactaaaattttaaatactcttttcttACAGGAGCTAATCAAGTGGCAATCGATGCTATATGGCTGGGGAACTTCTCTTGCTCTTCCCCAACCTCCGTGTACTTCTGTGATGCTACATTAGTCATGACAATGACTACAACACACCCACCGAAGGGACTAAACCAATTGCAACTACATAAATATCTTGTTGGAAAATGGCTACCAAATATGTGAGGTTCCTATATATGGTGAATTGAGATACTTTCATTACATTTTAGATCTTGGGGAACTGGCAAAGTTATTGAAAAGAACATTCACTTGGGGGCTCAGACACATCTTCAAGGCTTGGATTTCCAGCTGGTATCCCTTGAACAcaccaggaagagagaagagaaatgggaCAAGGGTTAGGAAaggaatcagaaaggaaaaagaagtgcAGGAACAAAAGGCAAGGCAATGACAGGGAGTAACCAGGGATAGCTGGTAGCCTGTAGGAGCATCAGCACCACAGATTAGGTGAGCCTAATTtgtcaattcctttttttaaggattttatttatttattcatgagagatacagagagagaggcagagacataggtagagggagaagcaggtgccctgcggggaacccaattcaggacttgatcctcagatcccaagatcaccacctgagccagaggcagacgctcaaccactgagctacccaggtgaccctaatTTGTCAATTCTAAATACCAATGCTTTATTAGATCACAGGGGCCTTGACTTGTACTTACCTGTGTCTTCTCACCCATCTCCCCTAGCCTGTACCCAGAACCTAGATTTGGACTTGGTGGGGTTTTAATCATCAAGGTGCCCTAGAACAAGGCTTGGGCTTCTTCCTGGGGCCGACGAGGCTACAAGGGCCAAGAATATTGCAGTTGTAATAATGATAACAACTAACACCTGTAAGTGATGTGAAGTCTGGGGGCACTACTGAGAGACAGCTGTACTGCAGTCCAAGTCTAGGGCCATCTACTTTGGAATCCCCCAGAAATCACCCCCAGAAGTTCTGATTTAGCTGACCAGAGGCTGGATCAGGGgatttataattctaaaaatgcTCCCCCCAAAATTCTTATGCCTACTAATGTTGAAGAACCACTGGTCTAGGGAGTCtttaaatcctaaaatatgtGACCCATGATGCTGACTTCCTGGTCAACTATCTGGGAAGACACGATGCCAAATCTGGCAGAGGCCCAGCCAAGGAGCTGCTCCCTAGCTATAGGGGGGTCAATATTAAGTGCTAAGAAGACACACCTCTGTCATCCCTACACAGAGGTATTTCCCCTGCCAATCACCAACAACTGACAGAGTTCACATTGCGGTATTTCCAGATTCTATGCATTGTCTCCAAGCCTCAAGTATTAAATGCCAGGTGTAGTCAATGTTGCCTTCATACTGTCTTCACATAACTTTTCTTTCAGCTGTGGGGGTAAGACCTGGAACAAGCAGTGAGGATGGAAGGGTGGGAGGCCAGGTTCCCAAATGCTTCTTGGGACCACCTGAAGAATACCTGAGAATATCCATGTATCTGAGACTTGGGATTTGACCGCCtcaaacagaaacaaactgactttttaattcaagaatctgcattttagattGTTTTGATGTCTggccaaaataaaacaaagccccATTCATGTTTGCAGCACCCGTGGTAGGAAGAACGTCAAACCTTTATAATGTGGAGCTTGGGTAAGAGGTTACAGTCAGCTAACGTGAGCTCATCCCCATCCAGGAACTTCCTTCCAGAAACAGTGATGTCCTCAGTGCTGTAGGCATCAATTTCGTCAGGCAGAGGGCTATTTAAGTAATTATCCAGCTTTTTCAGGGCCTTTAGCAGGTTCTTTTCGTAAACTAGAACACGAAGGCAAAAAATGACTAAGTCACACGAGTTAGTGTCACCTTTCTCTAGACATGAAGGGAAGGGGTCGATTGCCTTTCTATTCACTCCTGACACATGGCTGGGTCAGCATGAGGGAATTGGAGGGAAGGATGTGGATAATAATTCTGCTGGCTACACAACACTCCTTCTTGAACTCATCCActcattcaaaaatatgtatggGAAGCCCATAATGAAGAAAAGACTGGCAGAAGTGTCATTGAAACCGATTCTCATGGTGCAGCAGGGAATTCCTGGGGATTCTTTTGCccctaaaaatgttcttttctgggCTCCCAACTTCTAGAAGCAATCGATCTCCTGAAACCCATATGCAGATTCACCATTAGAGGTACTTCTTCCTTATTTCTAGATATAGGTCCCTACCCCTGGGGAAATTAATCAGAATTCCCAGGATCTTAGAAGAAGCCACACCAGAGGCTGAGCAAGGGGTAGTCTGCGTGGAACACCGGACAGAAAGACAACAGGTACTCACTCTCATTTGCATCCTTCTTGGTGTTTTTTATAAATGCGGAGAATTTGGCAAACACATCATTTCCTGCAGAGTTAGATTCTGGATGTTGGGTCCCCAGCTTAGGGTACCTTGAAAGATTCAGAATTGGAGTATCACGGATGAGCAATGTTTGAGTTGGGCTAAAAGAAGTGGTGGGAGGGTGGACACGTCTGTCTCTGAGTggatataaaagtgaaaatttccCCCTTGAATGTTTTCCTAATCTTGGTACTCTTCAAGCTTCGGAAGCAACAGTCCAGGGAGAAAGCCCTTGCCGTTCTCGTCCTGGCACAGCTCAGACCTCCCTGGTCTTGGTTCCCTTCCAAGAAAACTGAAGGTGGTGGACTAGGAGGGACTCTGCGACATCGCAGGCTCACATGCACTCCTTAGCTTCCAGCAGTGGACCTAAGAGATGGCCAACCCATGCGCCATCgacccacctcctccccacttcctgccGTCAAACCGTAATTGCCAAACTGCAGGTGCAAAGCAGAGAGACCCAGGCCTACCATCACTCAAGGCTTCTAATCTTGCTCTGTGTTTTCTGCGGCACACCGCAGTACGGCTAAGGAAGTAAGTACCGTGGCCACAGAAGACCAAATACACGAAGCCAGGAGCTTTCAAATGGTCTGTGAAGGGGGAAAACTGTCAGGTTGTGAATGCTGGTTTTAGGAGGCCTACCTTGGGGGAGCTAACTTCTCCTCTAAGAACTCCTCGATCTTATTCACATCCGTCTTGACTTCGCCATCAAAAGTCATAAAGGGAGGGTTTGTCCCAGGAGCCAGATTCTGCAGGTCTGCGGGTTTCCTGGGTGGGAGCGAACGGCAGCTTCTGTAAACGGCTGCCAAGGTTTGCATTCATTTCCCAAGCTTAGCCGTGTCCTCCCCAGCTTACGAGGAGCAACCCCTGACAACTTCAAAGGCGACCGGGGGTTTGCAAAATGTCCTACTGACAACGAAAGTGTGGTTCTTCTCTGGATACGGAAGTGAGAAGCCTAACTCTCCCCGGCGTCATCGCAGGAGAGCTGCTCACCCAGGCTTTGGAGCGGTTCTCAGCTGACCAGTAACTGGGGGAGCAGGTTCCTTATGATGCCCCCGACGCCTCCCTGGTCGTGTCTGATCCAATCCTGTAATTACTGATGAGCCCAGACTTGAGCTTCAGTTCAGAGTCCTGACCGAGGGTGGTTGTGCCATGGGATTGGCCGTGGGTCCTaggagtgtgtgagtgtgtgcacacgGGACTGTGCCTGAGTGTTGAATGTGTGAGTGCACGGTGTGTTATGTGAGTGTTGGGGGTGTATGGGTATGAGTGTGGGGTGTGAGTATAAGTGTGGGGTGTGGGTATGAGTGTGGGGTGTGGGTGTGAGTATGAGCTGGGCGTGGTTGTGGGTGTGAGTATGGGTGTGGGTGTCGGGGTGGGAGTGGGCCAGGAATCAAGGACAGTTACTTCAATAACGCAGAAACCCCATCTTACCTCTTCAGGTCCACCGTTGTCACATTAAATATGACGCCCTTTAGCCAGAGAATCATGAAAAGGCGCTGGGAGAAGGGGCAGTTCCCAATACTCTCACCATCATACCCGGCCTAGGtggaaaaaggaaccttcatcaGAGCCAGTCTCATGATGATCGGTGTCAGTGCCCACCACGCGCAGGCACAAAACCATGACAAATCTGTGTTCGTGATCATGACCCTGTAAATACCCACCTGGGGCCATTTCACTGAGCCGCTCAGCCCCGCCGGGGTGACGGTGGGGGAAGCACACGGAGGGGCTGCACCGAGCATCTCCTTCCTCCTTGCCACCACTCACCACTTCCTGCCACACTGGGCCTCTGCGCGACACCGTGCACAGGGAAAGAGCAGCAAGTGGGAACTCCCTTTGTTACCAAAGGCACAGAAGAAACACatgctctttccctccctctgtctctcaatcCTCTCCAGAAGCAACAGCCTCTCTCCGGGATGAGCAGGCTTGCAAATGCTCTGGCTGACTCTCCCACCGAGACACCATCCCTCACGGTCTCTGCAGTGCTTGTCTGCAGAGTGACAGGGGTGCCTTATGCGTGTTCTAGATCCCTGGACACTATAAAACTTTGATTCCCCTCATCCGATTCATGGGGTGGCAGAGAGATGGGGAGCATTCGTCCTCAGAAGGTGGATTATTGCACAGTTGGTGTTGAGGGTGGGGAGGCTCCTCGCTGGTGACCCAAAGTGGGTCACATCCACCCACACCTCTCCCAGACCTAGACAGACACGTACTAAATATATGTCCTTCTCTTGGGCTTGTGGCAGAGGGGAAAGGCAGGTgatggggaagaggggagaggtggggctACCCAACCCCTAGGAAATGGAGCAGTAGACTCAAGGCCAACAAAGGAAGTTCCAAAACTCTTCTTTCTCCTGCCATCTTTCCCCCAAACCACATGTCTCTGACAAGCTCCTGGTGCTACTAGAATGCTGCTGGAAAGGCAAAGGTGGCTTGGACGTGCCCCTCACATCTCCAGACTGCAAGCCCCACACGCAGCCAGACCTGAGTGAAGGACACACAGCCACAATTAATCCGTGAAGTCCAATCCTACCACACATAGCCAAGAGAAGCTGGAGAGGAAAGCACCATGTCGGTAACCTGGCAGGAAGTGAGCTGCTGGCTTGGGAATtgaagaaggggagaaagagatgCCACGAAGACTGGACCTTCAGCGAGGTAGTGTTCTCTAAGTCACCTGGAGGGGTTGTTAATGATAAGATATCCCTGGAAATTAAGAGGGTAAGAGACCCCCAGTTTTTAAAAGCTTCGAACAGCCttttaacaaaagacaaaatccaACGGccgataagcacatgaaaatgttCCCAACTTCTTTAGGCAGCGGAGCAgcgcaaattaaaaccacaaagagataccgcTGCACACCTCCCAGAACGGCTAAAACGAAAAGGTCTGACGATACTAAGTGTGGACAAGAACGCAGAGCAACCGAACTGCCATTCACTGTTACTCGAGTGCAAATGGCACACCTGCTTTGGAGAAGTGTTCGGCAGTGAGCTACCGAAGTGCAGCATAAACCCTACAACACGGCATTCCACTCCCAACAGGAGGGAGCGCTGATGGGcacgagagagacacacaggaatgTTCTTAGTAGCTCTGGTATAATAGTCAagacctggaaacaacccagatacCATCAAGAGTAGAAAGAGTAGATAAgttgtagtatatccatacaatcgGATGCTACGCtgccacagggaaaaaaatagtcatcACCATAAGCAACAAATGTGGATGAGTCTCACCCACGAGAGAAAGAAACCGGGCTCATAGGAGTTCAGACACAGGCAAACCTCTCTGGGTGATGAGAGTCAGAAGAACAGCTGTCCCCGGAAGCCGGGTGTTATCTgggaaggatgggagggaggctTCTTGGCAGTAGAAATGTTCTAGATCTTGATCTCCATGGTGGTGACACAGATATATTGAAGTGGCAGGGTCTTATGTTTGCATTATTCAACTGCATGACTGACTCTAAAGaaaaaagtgggcagcccgggtggctcaacggtttagcgccgccttcatcccagggcgtgatcctggagacccaggatcgagtcccacatcaggctccccacatggagcctgcttctccctctgcctgtgtctaggcctctctgtgtctctcatgaataaataaataaataaataaataaataaataaataaataaataaattttttaaaacataaaaaaataaagtaaaaatatgaattgAAAAATCGCAGAGTTGGATTCAGGAAGTCttgcctgggacccagggatATGAATTTTTAAGAAGCTCTTCCAAGGCGAGGTCATGCTGGTGGCCAGAGATCCATGAAGGTGGACCTATTGCACATCGAGAGGCTCCAGCTGACTTAGGGAACTGGATTCAGGGTCCCGGAAGCTCCGGGCCCTTGCTGGACACCCGTCCGCCCCCTCCAAATCTCCCTCCCCCTCAGGCAGATGCATGaggggggaaggggctgaggatTTCCCCCAGCTGGAGTCTGAAGCTCCCGGgagctggaggggtggggaggtggacaGGCAGGACGGCCCCCCACCGAGTGGTCCTTACAACTCCC includes these proteins:
- the CLIC6 gene encoding chloride intracellular channel protein 6 isoform X3, whose protein sequence is MILWLKGVIFNVTTVDLKRKPADLQNLAPGTNPPFMTFDGEVKTDVNKIEEFLEEKLAPPRYPKLGTQHPESNSAGNDVFAKFSAFIKNTKKDANEIYEKNLLKALKKLDNYLNSPLPDEIDAYSTEDITVSGRKFLDGDELTLADCNLLPKLHIIKIVAKRYRDFEFPSEMTGIWRYLNNAYARDEFTNTCPADQEIEHAYSDVAKRMM
- the CLIC6 gene encoding chloride intracellular channel protein 6 isoform X2, with amino-acid sequence MLGAAPPCASPTVTPAGLSGSVKWPQAGYDGESIGNCPFSQRLFMILWLKGVIFNVTTVDLKRKPADLQNLAPGTNPPFMTFDGEVKTDVNKIEEFLEEKLAPPRYPKLGTQHPESNSAGNDVFAKFSAFIKNTKKDANEIYEKNLLKALKKLDNYLNSPLPDEIDAYSTEDITVSGRKFLDGDELTLADCNLLPKLHIIKIVAKRYRDFEFPSEMTGIWRYLNNAYARDEFTNTCPADQEIEHAYSDVAKRMM